The stretch of DNA GCTGAGCGGCAGGGCACGGGTGGTGGGACTGGGATTGGTCATCACGCACGTCGCGCTGCCGTGCGGGTTGGCTGTCCGACCGCGGTGGCGGGTGGGGGCGTCCTGGGCGGGGCGGCCCTGGCGCCGGGAAGGTGCCAGTCGTCCAGGGCTCGTAGCCCGTCGACGACCCGGCGCAGCAGCGCCGGATTCTCCTCAAAGGTCACCGGCCTAATCGGATCTGGGGTGGGCTGTGCCGTGCGCTGTTCCAGCCGCCCCGCCTCGGTCCCCGGTTGCATCGGCTGCAGTTCCGCCCGTATCTCACCCCAGACGACTTTTCCGCCCGATTTGACCCGATACCACGACCATGTGCTGCACAGCGCATCAACCAGGACCAGGCCACGTCCGTCCTCGCTGAACGCCTCCGGACTCCCGATCCGGGGACCGACGTCGCTGCTGTCCCACACCTCCACCACGACCTGCCCGCTCGTCGCCGTCAGCCGCACGGCCACCACATCCTGCGGACGGCTCACCTTCACGGCGTTGGAGGCGAGCTCTCCCACGACGAGTTCGACGGTGCTCACGGCGTCGGTGTCCACCGACCACCCGATCAGCGTGCCTGCGGTCCTCGCGCGCACCTCGGGCACAGCGGCCACGGTCGGCGGGAAATGCGCCACCGCCACCCGGATCATCGGCGACCGGTCGGCCGCTGTCACGCCGAGCCCCTCACGCTGCGGCCGGCGCACGACTGGTGCGGATGCCGATGATCGTGACGTTCATGCATGCACTGGCCGGTGTCGCTGTTGATGGCGCGTGCAGTGACCGCAGGTCACAGCCAGGCAGGACGACGAACTCAGCCCAGGCCACCAGCTCACAGCGCGCGTGGGACAGGCGGCGGCTGACCTTCGCCACATGGTCATCAACGGTCAGGGAAAGACGGGTACGTGCCTGCCGCATTCGCCCGTGCGCAGACACGTGGGCGCTGTCGAAGTCGGCGAACGCCCCGAGCGCGTCCGGCTCCCACACCACGAACCGGCGATCATCTTTAGCCCTCTCCCCTCGGCCTGCCTTGGCAGGTTCCTGCCTGGTCTCTCCCGAGTCGTCCATCACGCTCTCCCTGCCATGCCCTTGCCAGTGGAGGTGGGGGATCAGCTCCTAGCCCTCGGGGGACGGCACGCGGTGAGGGCCGGGAGGCTGATCATGGCGGCGCGCACCCCGGCTGTCTCCATCCCACCGAGCGGGGGTAACGGAGCGCTGAGGGGGACCTGCTCACAGCATAATGATGAAGCACTACAGCTTTAGATGCAAGTGCATCTGTACTGTAGTTGTGGCGGTGTGGTCCTACCCGACGCCGGAGGACGAGGGGTGGGAGACTCGCCCAGCACGGGAAAGTCAGCCCAGACGTTCCAGACAGGAGGAAGCGTTGGCGCGTCAAGCGTCGGGAACTACCGTCCGCAGCCGCCGGCTCGGTCGAGAGCTACGCCGGTTGCGCGAGGCGGCCAACGTATCCGTGGAGCGGGCGTCGGAGGTGCTCCGCTGCTCCGTACAGACGATCTACCGCCAGGAGAATGGCGCGGTGTCGGTCAGGCTGAAGGATGCGAACGATCTTCTTGCCCTGTACCGCGTCGCCGACGCTGCGACCCGCGAAGCCGTTCTCGAACTGGCGAAGACCACGACTCAGCAAGGCTGGTGGCGACCGTACGGTGATGTCGTGCCCCGGTGGCTCCAGGTCTACATCGGGTTGGAAGGCGACACCACGGAGATCAAGGACTACCACTCCGCGGTCGTGCCCGGTCTCCTCCAGACGCGGGACTACGCCAATGCCGTGATCCGTACGGACTGGCTTGCCGCTGAGGAGGAGGTAGCGAAGCGTCTCGACCTGCGGGCCGACAGGCAGGCGAGGGTACTCGGAACGAACCCGCCGAAGGTGGATGTCGTCCTTGACGAAGCCGTACTACGGCGACCAGTCGGTGGCCGGCACGTCCATCGGTCCCAGCTCGGCCACCTCCTGGATGTGGGCAGCCGTGACGATGTCACGATCCAGGTCGCGCCGTACAGCATCGGGGCGCACCCCCCGCTCGGGACGCCTTTCACGTATCTGGGGTTCACCGACGAAGATGATCCTGACGTTGTGTACATAGAGATCCCGACTGGAAGCCTGTACATCGAGAAGCCGCAAGAAGTGAGGCACTACCAGCATATCTTCGATCGGCTACAGACAGAGGCTCTGTCGGCTGAGGCGTCAACCGACAAGATCGCAAGTGTGATGAAGGAGTTGTAAGGGGATGAGCACGGAACTCCCGGGCGGGCTGACCTGGGTGAAGGCGACCGCGTCCAACGACAAGGGGGCATGCGTCGAGGTCGCTAAGCTGCCCGACGGCGGTCGGGCTGTCCGTCACTCGCAGGACCCGGACGGCCCAATGCTGCGTTACACCGAGGCCGAGTGGACGGCGTTCCTGGACGGCGCGCGAAAGGGCGAGTTCGGCTGAGGCCGTGACCAGAAAAAGCGATAGCTCCGATTTCACCACCGCCACGGGGATGGCGCTCCGCGACCTGCCGGGGCGCCATCCCGTTCCGCTCACGAGAAAGGCAACCGCGGTCGGTCCCTGCCGGCATCGATTCGCTCGCGATCACCGACCGTGAGCCTGACCGACGGCGCGGCGCTCCACCCGCGCAGGGGTTGCCTCGGCAGCAGCGCGTGCGAGCCGGGCAATGCCGGCACGAGCACGACCCAGTGGGCCTCCACCGCTCGAAACCGAAGCCCACAGCGAGTGAACACACACGCTCGTAGGCGTCGTACATCACGCTCAGGGCCAGTTCGACGCATGGCCCCGCCTTCCGGCTGGTGCCGAACTGCGGCCTGGTGACTTGGTGTTCTTTGGTGGCGGCCCGGCGGAGTCACTCATGTCGGCCTCTACCTGGGAGTCCGGGACGGCCGGCCGGTGATGGTGGACGCGCCTCATCGAGGCGCGCCGTCATCCGGGTCGAGGCGTTCCCGACCGTAGGGGTCGCCTGGGGTGCGGACATCTACCTGGGCGCCACCCGACCCGCCTCTGACCATCGACCTTGAGTCAACGGGGCGAAGAGACGAGGAGACACGCGCAAACAACTCGCAGGAGATTGCCAGTTGGACGAATCACGTCTTCTTCGCCGATCGAGGAGGAGGTAAGGGATACCGAAAGGGATCATTAATGTGGGTGGGGTGTGAGGGGTCGGGTCCGCCGGCCCCGCCGGCAAGGGAGTTCCGGTCGACACTGGTGCCTGGCTGAATCAGGCCGCATCTGGTTGCCGGCGTGGCGGGCGCTTGCGGAGACGTAGTTTCGCGTAAACGGCCCGGGTCGACGTCTTGGCGGTCCGTGCCGCGAGGTCCTCGAAGTAGACCCAGAAGTTTGGTATATGTTCTCGCTCTGCGTAGACGTATGGTGCCAGGGCGTCCCACAGATACACGATCGATTCGCCGTAGGAGCCGATAACCAGGTCTTCGCTGATCACCTGGTGCGCGATGAGTTTACCAAGGTCGTCATAGATCAGCCCGATGGTATTGGCCTGGTCGCGTGCCTGCTGCGGCAGATCACGCCAGGCGCATCCGGCGGCGTGCTCCCTCGACAACCTGTTCAGGATGTATTCCTGCGCCTCGAACCACTCCGGGTAGCGCGACGCCTTGAAGGCATCGAGAACCACGGGCAGGTGGTTCGCGCGGCAGTGTTGCATCGGCGAAGTCCGCCATCACGCGGCTGCGGATCAGTCATGATCGAACGATGCGCCGACGTCGTGTCCGTCCACCGGTTCCGACGTCGGCGTTCGTCGGTTCCGGTTCCCGCCCGAGGTGATCGTGCTGGCGGTCCGCTGGTACCTACGGTTCGCGCTGTCGTACCGGGACGTCGAGGAGCTGCTCGCTGAGCGCGACATCGAAGTTGATCACGTAACTGTGTACCGATGGGTCCAACGCTTCACGCCCTTGCTGGTCGACGCCGCGCGGCCATGTCGGCACCGCCCTGGGGACAGGTGGTTCGTCGACGAAACCTACGTCAAGATCTCCGGCCGGTGGACGTACCTGCACCGGGCGGTTGACCAGCACGGACACGTCATCGACGTCCTCGCCAGCGAACGACGCGACCAGGCCGCGGCCCGAAAGTTCTTCACCGCGGCGCTGTCTCACGGCCGCCGGCCGGTCGAGGTCACCACCGACAAGGCCCCTGTCTACCCTCGGGTCCTCGACGAGCTGCTTCCCGGCGCCCGCCACGTCGACGCCGCGCGGGAGAACAACCGGATCGAATCCGACCACAGCCGCCTGAAAGCCAGACTCCGACCCATGCGCGGGTTGAAACGCCTGCGCTCTGCCCAGACGATCAGCGTAGGGCATGGTCGGGTAACGGGGGCGCATTGCTGCGTCCCCGTCCCCTCAGAACCGTGCGTGCGCCTTCCAACGCACACGGCTCAAGCAGCCCATTTTGGCTTTGCAGTCTCTGCAGTTGCTGTCCGTGTCAACTGCGTCTGCTGCCGGGTTGGCGGCGGGCGCAGTCAGCGTGCATGTATATCCCCATGTGCATGGTTTGGGTCGTGCTTGTGTGGCGTCCAGCCCGGCCGTCCGCGTTTCCTGTGATGATGTCCTTTCGTTCGATCGCCTTGCGGATTGCGCGGAACCAGTTCTCCCATTCGCCGGGGAGGTTCGGGGTGCGGTCGGCGAACAGCAGACTGTGGCCACAACCCGGGCACCTGCCGTCCTGTACGCGCAGGGCGTGTTGGATGGACGATGCCAATGGTGGGCTGTGACGGGTCTGCCGCCGACGTCGGTCGGCCCAGTAATCGGCAAGGGCCGGGTCGTCCGGTGACGACCGGCCCGCGACCATGACGTGCCGGATGATCGGAGTCCAGGCGTATTTATGCAGGTAGGCGCCGGTCTTGTGGTCTCCGAACACCCACTGATCGTTCCTGGACTCGTTGAATGGGCCCCAGTAGCGCTTTATGATCCACTGTCGGCCTTTGTTGGGGTGGGCGCCCCGAGCCCACTGGTCGAGTTGCACCCAGAGGACCCGGTCCAGATCGCTGAACGCCTTCTTTGCCACCCCTGTCCGGTAGTAGGCCGCCTGCCCCCTGATGACGGGGTTCAGCTTGCCTATCACGGCCGAGGCGGGCTGTCCCCGCAGCGCCCGCAGTTCGGCCTTCATCCGCCGCCGTATCCTGACCAGCGCCTCCTCGCTGGGTTTTATAAGAATTTTCGGGCCGTCCTTCGTCGGGTAACGGCGGACGTTGAATGAGAGGAAGTCGAAGCCCTCGGTGTCGGTGGTGATCCGGGTCTTTGCGTCGTTGAGACGCAGACCCTTCGGAGCCAGCCACACAGCAAGGCACTCCCGCGCCGCTTCGGCCTGTTCCCGGCTGTGGCACAGCACGACCAGGTCGTCGGCGTAGACGACGACGGCGGGGCAGTCCCGGGCCAGTTCTCCATTCTTCCGATATCTGACCCCGACGGCTTCCTCTATGCCCTGCAGCGCTATATTGAGTAGCAGCGGCGAAATGACCCCGCCCTGGGGAGTTCCTTCCGGGGTCGGGGCGTATCGGTTGTTGTCCACCACCCCTGCCCGCAACCACCCTGCTATCTGATCCTTCCCAGGGAATCCGCGGAGGCGGCCGAGCAGGTGGCGATGGTCGATTCTGTCGAACGCGGCCTGTAGATCCGCGTCGAGGATCCACCCGCGTTTCGCCCCTTTCTTTCCCAGCAGGGAGAAGATCTTCTCGATCGCGTCATGGCAGCCTCGTCCGGGCCGGAAGCCATACTGGCTGGCATCCAGCCGGGCTTCCCACTCGGGTTCCAACGCGTTCTTGACCCGGTTCTGCTGGGCGCGGTCCGCGATGACGGGTATACCGAGTGGTCTGCTTTTTCCATTTTTCTTGGGGACGTGCACCCGTCGGACGGGGAGTGGGACCGTGCCCGATCCGCAGCGATGCAGCCAATGGGCCAACGAGGCCCGCTGCCGAGAGGTCATGGCGACCTCGCCGTCCACTCCCGGAGTCCTTCGGCCGGAGTTGCGCTGGCTTACCTGCCGCACGCTGACCAACGTGTTGGCACGGCTGCGCAACATCAGTCTCTGTAGATTTCGGGCGCGCTTCATATCGCCTGCCTGCGTCGCCTTGAAGATCCTCTGCCGTAACCGCGCTACCTGCCTGTCCTGAGACAACCAGTCGAGGGCATCCCAGTCCGGTAGGTCCTCGGGTCCGTTCACCCCGGCTTCGGGCACGGCCGATACCGCCACCACGGCGGTGCTGGTCGTGTCCTTCACCGAAGCGCCCAACGTGCCCCTCGGACTCGGGCGGTTCCTGGTCATCGGTGTGTTCAAAGGGCCACCTGGCTCACGTCAGCTCCCTTTCGGGCCCAGGCACGGGTCAGGCCTGGTATACGGCCAGTTATGCGGGCGCGGCCGGTTGAAGGCCCCGCCATCTGCACCCGCCTTCCTGTCACCTTTCGGCTGCCGCCCTTCGCTTCTTGAGTCATCCTTTCCCGCCACAGTATTAAGCCCCCCTCACGGTCGGCTTACCGGAGCCGGTCAGCTCTCCGGACCTCGACGGGGTTTCCGCGTTCCACACATGTGAGATACAGCCGGGATTGGGTGCCCTCTCTACCCCGGGGCCATGGTGCTCATACGGCCAGAGGAAAGAACCCCAGCCGCCATCGCCGTCTCCCAGCGGCAGGCCCTGGACGCCGGTCTTGTATTCCATCTCCGGCGCTTCTGATTACGAGGCTTCCATCAAGGGTTCACCTTATTCACCCTTCCGGCCTTCCCCTCGCCTGTTCCCGACGGATGGACATCGGTTCTTGGGCTTTTCCCCGGGCTTCACACCCAGCCGCATGGGGTGCATGCGGCGCGCGTGCCAGGGCGGGGACGGGCTCCCGAGCACTAGCCCGGAGACTCAGTACCGATCACCGGCCCTCCATCACTGGTCTCACTCACTCTGTGCGACTTCGTCGTCGCATCGTTCGTCCAGAACATCCGCCGCGGCCACTACGAACTTGGGATCGGCACTGACCCGCACGCACGGCTGACAGCCGCGTTTACCGAGCTCACCCTCGCGATCTGATCACCCGCTCGACAGGGGCAACCATGCCCTGCCTTCCCCCAACGCAACAGACCCCGCTCCAGCACCCCGGGCAGCTGTTCGCGGAAGGTCTGCCGGCAGCCACGGTCGGGCAGACTAGCCGACGGACCCGCACGATCACAGCACCCGGCGGGCGTCGATCGCGACATCCGCCAGCGTCCACTCGTGATAGCTGTGCACCCGCGAGGTCACGACCCCGCAACCCGGGCAGGCCACCGGCCCCTCAGATGTCCGGGCCCGCACTCGGACCGGACCAGACTGCCCTCGCCGGCCGCATCCTCGATGACCAGCGGCGACAGACCCGGAAACACCAGCTTAACCAGACGATTCGTTCCCGACATGACCATCGTGTCGCCTCACGCCGAGCGGATCGGCCGCCTTCCAACGTGAGGCCTAGCCGTGGACCATGCTCCGTCACCACCGAAGGCGAGCCAGAGCCGATAAAGAGGATCATGAATATCGACGTACGTCGCGCAACGTGATCGTCGGACATGCGCGTCATCTCCGGAGCGGTCATCGTGGGCCTACATGGCTGAAGGAGGCCGGCCCTTGACGGATGGCGGCATCGAGACCCGAGGGGACAGGACGCCCTCGGCGGGCCGGGTGCGCGGCGTGCGGGCTCGGCCCGTCACGGATCGGACCTTCCATATCCTGCTGGCGCTGGTGACGGCGCTGTTCGTACCAGCGGCCGCGGGCCAGCTGGCCTTCTCCGGTCAGCCGCGGCTGGTCGCCCAGGCGACGGCTCTGTTCGTCTGCGGCGTGGCGTCGACCGTGTTCGCGGTCATCGGCATCGCGCGCACACGCGGCATCGGCCGTAGGTGGCGGGTGCTGGTCGCCGCCGGCCCACTCTCCGCGCTTCCCAGCGCGGTCGAATGGACACGCCAGTACTCTTCCGGTGATCCGCTGGAACTTCAGCTGACGCCCAGCGAGAGCCTGTTCCTGATCGCTCCGCTCCTCACGGTCGCAGGCCTGATCTGCGTGCCCGCCCGCACCGGCGACGGGCCGACCCGAGCGCCTCCGGACAGTGGCTGGTGGCCGCGGTACTCCCACGCGGTCATCGCACTGGACAGCCTGATGATCATCCTGTCCATCCTCATGATCGCTTGGTTCGCTGTGCTGCGGGACATCACCCACAGCAGGATCAGCGGGACGTCGTTCGTCATCGCGGTCACCTTCGTGGTCGTCTTGGCGCTGCCGGTGGTGGTTCTGGTACTCGTGGCGACCTTCCGCCGGCCCCGCAACGGCCGCGCGGTCGCCCTGCTCGGTGCCGGCCTCGTCGTGCTCGCCGCGTCCGAAACGGTGCTGGTCCAGCTCAGCCTGCCTGACCCGGACGGCGCGGAGGGCAGCATGCCGACATGGCTCGGAGCGGCCGCGGGTCCACTGCTGGTCGCCCTCGCCATGATCGCCCCCGAGCGGGACAGCCGGCCACCCGCGCCTGCGGTCGCCTGCCCCACAGCCAGCCGATTCCTCTGGTCGGGGCAGGAGGTCCGTCACTGGCTGCACGCCTATCTGCCCTATCTGCCGCTCAGCGTCGCCGCGGCGCTCGTCCTGGCAAGCGCCCTGCGCGACGGTGGGTTGTACGGGCTGCCCCTCTACCTGGCGATCTGCCTCGCCATGCTGGTCAGCCTCCGCCAGATCGTCATAATCGCGGAGAACCGCCGGCTGGTCAGCGATGTACGGCGTGCGCACCAGCGGCTTGAGTACCAGGCGCATCACGACGGGCTGACCGGCCTGGCCAACCGCGTCCTGTTCACCCGCGAGCTCGAGAAGGCGGTGACCGCGCACCGCCGACACGGAACACCCGTCGTCGTGTTGTTCTGCGATATCGACCACTTCAAGACCGTCAACGACACGTATGGCCATTCCGCCGGCGACGAACTCCTCCGTACGGTCGCAGCCCGCCTGCACACCGCCATACGCGACGGTGACCTCGCCGCCCGTCTCGGCGGCGACGAGTTCGCCGTCCTCCTCACCGGCACCAGTACCGACGCCAGCCCCCACACTGTCGGCGAGCAGTGCGCCCGACGGATCGCGATCGGCATGCTCCGGCCCATCACCCTGGCCGGTCGCCCTGCGCGGATACAGATCAGTATCGGTCTGGCGATCGCCGACGGGCGGCAGCCCTCCACCTCCGCCGAACAGATACTCCATCAGGCCGATACCCGTATGTATGACGCGAAGCGCAGGCGGGCGAAACCCCGACGAAGAACCCTGGCTATCTGACGGCCTGGACTGCCGGACGGCACGACAGCGTCGTGCCGAGGGCGTGGGCGAGCGTACGCGCCAAGGCGCATCGGGTCACGTCCAGGGGCGTGGTGTACGGAGAGTGACTCCGCGTGATCCTGACTGAAGGTTATGCGGCGAGGGCTTCGGGTGTCACGCGGATCTCGGGTGTGTCGGATGGGTTGTTCGCGGCGTCGACTTTCGCGAGGACTTCCACGCCGAAGTAGCGGTGAGTTTCGATCCACTCGTCGTGCTGTTCGGCGAGAACCGCACCGACGAGACGTATGATGGCTCCACGGTCAGGGAAGATACCCACGACGTCGGTGCGTCGCCTGATTTCCTTGTTCAGGCGTTCCTGCGGGTTCGAGGACCAGATCTGCCGCCAGATCTCCCGCGGGTAGGCGGTGAACGCGAGCAGGTCGACTTTCGCTTCGGAGAGATGTTCCGCAGCGCGAGGAAGTTTTTCGGCCAGTCCGTCGACGACCCGGTCGAACTGGACGACGACCTCGTTCGCGTCAGCCTGATCGAAGATTGTTCGCACGACGGTGGCGACCCACGGCTGCGACGATTTCGGTGTCAGGACGAGCAGGTCTCGCAGGTAATGAGTCCGGCATCTCTGCCACGAGGCGCCGGGCAGGGTCGCTCCGATCGCGTTGACCAGACCGCGGTGGGCGTCCGAGGTCACCAGCCGCACCCCGGACAGGCCCCGGGCGACCAGACCACGGAAGAACGCCAGCCAACCGGCACCGTCCTCGCTGCTCACGACGTCCAGGCCGAGGATCTCCCGGTGCCCGTCACCGTTGACCCCGACCGCGAGCAGACAGTGCACGTTGATCACACGGCCGCCCTCGCGGACCTTCATCGTCAACGCGTCGGCCTGCACGAACCGGTACGGACCGGCGTCCAACGGTCTCGACCGGAACGCCTCGACCTGGCCGTCGAGGTGCTTCGCGAGCTCGGACACCTGCGACTTCGAGATGTGTGCCACCCCGAGCTGCTCGACGAGTTTGTCGACACGGCGGGTCGACACCCCGAGAAGATATGACGTCGCGACGACCGAGATCAGGGCCTGTTCCGCCCGCCGGCGGCGGGTCAGCAGCCATTCCGGGAAGTACGACCCGGTCCGCAGCTTCGGAATCGCGATATCAAGTGTCCCGGCCCGGGTATCCCACTCGCGCGTCCGGTAGCCGTTGCGGCGATTCGTTCGATCCGGTGATATCTCGCCGTATTCGGCGCCACAGGCACTGTCCGCCTCGGCGCTCATCAACGCCTCCGCGAACGCCTTCACCATCGAGCCCAACAGATCCGGACTCGCCGCCAGCAGTTCCTTGCCGAACCCCTCGGCATCGGCCACAGTCGGACGCACGGCCATCGCGTATCTCCTCATCGAGTCGCTTTCGCAGGTTTCTCGTGAGGATCACGCGGTGGTCGCTCTACGTCACGGACCGCCACTCCGGCGAGTCGCTAGACGATCGCGATCCGTACACCACGTCAGTGGACTCCACTGCGCATCGGCGGTGCTGGCGGGTAAATCCCCTCGAAGTCGGCCCGCTGCACGCTCCAACGACTCATCCCGGGTACACGCTCCGACGACTCGTCACCGGGTATGGGAGGGGCATGGCCTGGCTGTGGACGAACGCTCGCCCGGGCACGGAGGGCCGCTCCCGCGCCCGTGTTCGCGGCGATCTGCCGCCGAATGTCCAGCGGTTTGGTCGGGGCATCCCGACGGGCGGGGATGGGCAGCGTCGCATCAGGGCCGTCGGCGACCGTGGGTTCTTCGTGGCTTCGCCCCTTGTCGGCTCCGTCCTT from Parafrankia irregularis encodes:
- a CDS encoding DUF5753 domain-containing protein — protein: MARQASGTTVRSRRLGRELRRLREAANVSVERASEVLRCSVQTIYRQENGAVSVRLKDANDLLALYRVADAATREAVLELAKTTTQQGWWRPYGDVVPRWLQVYIGLEGDTTEIKDYHSAVVPGLLQTRDYANAVIRTDWLAAEEEVAKRLDLRADRQARVLGTNPPKVDVVLDEAVLRRPVGGRHVHRSQLGHLLDVGSRDDVTIQVAPYSIGAHPPLGTPFTYLGFTDEDDPDVVYIEIPTGSLYIEKPQEVRHYQHIFDRLQTEALSAEASTDKIASVMKEL
- a CDS encoding DUF4760 domain-containing protein, which gives rise to MQHCRANHLPVVLDAFKASRYPEWFEAQEYILNRLSREHAAGCAWRDLPQQARDQANTIGLIYDDLGKLIAHQVISEDLVIGSYGESIVYLWDALAPYVYAEREHIPNFWVYFEDLAARTAKTSTRAVYAKLRLRKRPPRRQPDAA
- a CDS encoding reverse transcriptase domain-containing protein, producing MKDTTSTAVVAVSAVPEAGVNGPEDLPDWDALDWLSQDRQVARLRQRIFKATQAGDMKRARNLQRLMLRSRANTLVSVRQVSQRNSGRRTPGVDGEVAMTSRQRASLAHWLHRCGSGTVPLPVRRVHVPKKNGKSRPLGIPVIADRAQQNRVKNALEPEWEARLDASQYGFRPGRGCHDAIEKIFSLLGKKGAKRGWILDADLQAAFDRIDHRHLLGRLRGFPGKDQIAGWLRAGVVDNNRYAPTPEGTPQGGVISPLLLNIALQGIEEAVGVRYRKNGELARDCPAVVVYADDLVVLCHSREQAEAARECLAVWLAPKGLRLNDAKTRITTDTEGFDFLSFNVRRYPTKDGPKILIKPSEEALVRIRRRMKAELRALRGQPASAVIGKLNPVIRGQAAYYRTGVAKKAFSDLDRVLWVQLDQWARGAHPNKGRQWIIKRYWGPFNESRNDQWVFGDHKTGAYLHKYAWTPIIRHVMVAGRSSPDDPALADYWADRRRRQTRHSPPLASSIQHALRVQDGRCPGCGHSLLFADRTPNLPGEWENWFRAIRKAIERKDIITGNADGRAGRHTSTTQTMHMGIYMHADCARRQPGSRRS
- a CDS encoding IS256 family transposase — translated: MAVRPTVADAEGFGKELLAASPDLLGSMVKAFAEALMSAEADSACGAEYGEISPDRTNRRNGYRTREWDTRAGTLDIAIPKLRTGSYFPEWLLTRRRRAEQALISVVATSYLLGVSTRRVDKLVEQLGVAHISKSQVSELAKHLDGQVEAFRSRPLDAGPYRFVQADALTMKVREGGRVINVHCLLAVGVNGDGHREILGLDVVSSEDGAGWLAFFRGLVARGLSGVRLVTSDAHRGLVNAIGATLPGASWQRCRTHYLRDLLVLTPKSSQPWVATVVRTIFDQADANEVVVQFDRVVDGLAEKLPRAAEHLSEAKVDLLAFTAYPREIWRQIWSSNPQERLNKEIRRRTDVVGIFPDRGAIIRLVGAVLAEQHDEWIETHRYFGVEVLAKVDAANNPSDTPEIRVTPEALAA
- a CDS encoding DUF397 domain-containing protein; this translates as MSTELPGGLTWVKATASNDKGACVEVAKLPDGGRAVRHSQDPDGPMLRYTEAEWTAFLDGARKGEFG
- a CDS encoding ATP-binding protein, which codes for MTAADRSPMIRVAVAHFPPTVAAVPEVRARTAGTLIGWSVDTDAVSTVELVVGELASNAVKVSRPQDVVAVRLTATSGQVVVEVWDSSDVGPRIGSPEAFSEDGRGLVLVDALCSTWSWYRVKSGGKVVWGEIRAELQPMQPGTEAGRLEQRTAQPTPDPIRPVTFEENPALLRRVVDGLRALDDWHLPGARAAPPRTPPPATAVGQPTRTAARRA
- a CDS encoding diguanylate cyclase, translating into MTDGGIETRGDRTPSAGRVRGVRARPVTDRTFHILLALVTALFVPAAAGQLAFSGQPRLVAQATALFVCGVASTVFAVIGIARTRGIGRRWRVLVAAGPLSALPSAVEWTRQYSSGDPLELQLTPSESLFLIAPLLTVAGLICVPARTGDGPTRAPPDSGWWPRYSHAVIALDSLMIILSILMIAWFAVLRDITHSRISGTSFVIAVTFVVVLALPVVVLVLVATFRRPRNGRAVALLGAGLVVLAASETVLVQLSLPDPDGAEGSMPTWLGAAAGPLLVALAMIAPERDSRPPAPAVACPTASRFLWSGQEVRHWLHAYLPYLPLSVAAALVLASALRDGGLYGLPLYLAICLAMLVSLRQIVIIAENRRLVSDVRRAHQRLEYQAHHDGLTGLANRVLFTRELEKAVTAHRRHGTPVVVLFCDIDHFKTVNDTYGHSAGDELLRTVAARLHTAIRDGDLAARLGGDEFAVLLTGTSTDASPHTVGEQCARRIAIGMLRPITLAGRPARIQISIGLAIADGRQPSTSAEQILHQADTRMYDAKRRRAKPRRRTLAI